The Sphaerospermopsis torques-reginae ITEP-024 genome has a window encoding:
- a CDS encoding AbrB/MazE/SpoVT family DNA-binding domain-containing protein, with protein sequence MKITSKGQVTIPVEIRERLGLTPNTEVEFEIIGDAVYIKKSKIKPTPGKNLIEIMRGKATINMTTDEIMALTRHFS encoded by the coding sequence ATGAAAATCACATCCAAAGGACAAGTAACTATTCCCGTAGAAATACGAGAAAGATTGGGATTAACACCCAACACAGAAGTAGAATTTGAAATCATCGGAGATGCAGTTTACATAAAAAAATCCAAAATTAAACCCACTCCCGGTAAAAATCTTATAGAAATAATGCGAGGTAAAGCTACAATCAACATGACCACCGATGAAATCATGGCACTAACTAGACATTTCAGTTGA
- the pyk gene encoding pyruvate kinase, with the protein MTQLRDSLRRTKIVATVGPATSSPEMLKAIIEAGATTLRLNFSHGTHADHQRSIRLIRQTAFELNRPVAILQDLQGPKIRLGQFENGFIMLSKGDRFTLTNRPVVGTQEISCVTYDYLAEEVPVGSKILLDDGRVEMVVEEINRDKGDLHCRVTVAGKLSNNKGVNFPGVYLSIKAMTDKDREDLMFGLDQGVDWVALSFVRNPQDIIEIKELITSTGKNVPVVAKIEKHEAIEQMEAVLSLCDGVMVARGDLGVELPAEDVPVLQKRLIATANRLGIPIITATQMLDSMVSNPRPTRAEVSDVANAILDGTDAVMLSNETAVGSYPVEAVATMARIAERIEQEEAENSSRLTRDDKRSIPNAISQAVGQIAENLGAAAIMTLTQTGATARNVSKYRPKTPILAITPHVNVARQLQMVWGVKPLLVLDLPSTGQTFQAAINVAQEKNLLSEGDLVVMTAGTLQGVSGSTDLIKVEVVTAILGQGIGLGQGSVSGRARVVRTGIDATHFNHGDILVASSTGVDFVDAIRKASGIITEDESLNSHAAVIGLRLGVPVIVGVKEATQVIKDGSILTLDMQRGLVYSGAVGTP; encoded by the coding sequence ATGACGCAATTAAGAGATTCTCTGCGCCGAACCAAAATTGTTGCTACTGTTGGACCTGCTACCAGTAGTCCAGAAATGCTGAAAGCAATTATTGAAGCGGGTGCAACGACGCTGCGATTAAATTTTTCCCACGGCACTCATGCTGACCATCAGCGCAGTATCCGGTTAATTAGACAAACCGCTTTTGAACTGAATAGACCTGTGGCAATTTTACAAGATTTGCAAGGTCCAAAAATTCGCTTGGGACAATTTGAAAATGGTTTTATCATGTTGTCTAAGGGCGATCGCTTCACTTTAACAAATCGTCCAGTGGTAGGAACTCAAGAAATTAGCTGTGTTACCTACGATTATTTAGCGGAAGAAGTCCCTGTTGGCTCAAAAATTCTCCTCGATGACGGCCGAGTAGAAATGGTTGTTGAGGAAATTAACCGCGATAAAGGTGATTTACATTGTCGAGTGACAGTTGCAGGTAAACTTTCTAACAACAAAGGCGTTAATTTCCCGGGAGTTTACTTATCCATCAAAGCCATGACCGACAAAGACCGCGAGGATCTGATGTTTGGTCTAGATCAAGGTGTAGACTGGGTAGCACTGTCTTTTGTTCGTAACCCCCAGGATATTATCGAAATTAAAGAGTTAATTACCAGTACCGGGAAAAACGTTCCTGTAGTTGCCAAAATTGAAAAACACGAAGCGATAGAACAAATGGAAGCGGTTCTGTCTTTGTGTGATGGTGTAATGGTAGCTAGAGGCGATTTAGGGGTAGAATTGCCCGCAGAAGATGTACCTGTGTTGCAAAAGCGGTTAATTGCTACTGCTAACCGTTTGGGTATTCCCATCATCACCGCTACCCAAATGTTAGATAGCATGGTCAGCAACCCCCGTCCTACCCGTGCAGAAGTATCCGATGTGGCTAACGCGATTTTAGATGGTACGGATGCGGTGATGCTTTCCAATGAAACTGCTGTAGGTAGTTACCCAGTGGAAGCGGTAGCAACTATGGCAAGAATTGCTGAACGCATTGAACAGGAAGAAGCTGAAAATTCTTCCCGTTTGACGCGAGATGATAAACGTTCTATTCCTAATGCTATCAGTCAAGCAGTTGGTCAAATTGCTGAGAATTTAGGTGCAGCAGCAATTATGACTTTGACACAAACGGGAGCAACTGCGCGGAATGTTTCTAAATACCGTCCGAAAACGCCAATTTTAGCCATCACACCCCATGTCAATGTGGCGCGACAGTTGCAGATGGTTTGGGGTGTAAAACCGTTGTTGGTGTTAGATTTACCTTCTACTGGTCAAACCTTCCAAGCTGCTATTAATGTAGCCCAGGAAAAAAACCTGTTAAGTGAGGGTGATTTGGTGGTGATGACTGCTGGTACACTGCAAGGTGTTTCTGGGTCTACAGATTTGATTAAAGTGGAAGTGGTGACAGCGATACTAGGTCAAGGTATTGGTTTAGGACAAGGTTCTGTCAGTGGCCGCGCTAGGGTTGTGCGTACTGGTATAGATGCGACTCATTTTAATCATGGTGATATTTTGGTGGCATCGAGTACAGGCGTTGATTTTGTTGATGCGATTCGCAAGGCTAGTGGTATTATTACTGAAGATGAAAGTCTCAATAGTCATGCAGCGGTGATTGGTTTACGTCTGGGTGTACCTGTTATTGTTGGTGTGAAGGAAGCGACACAGGTAATAAAAGATGGGTCAATTTTGACTTTGGATATGCAGCGGGGTTTGGTTTATTCTGGTGCAGTGGGAACACCGTAA
- a CDS encoding DUF2887 domain-containing protein, producing MSLAEAMIQEKVLELVDKILVYKFPYLSSQELEAMFGLDELKQTRYFQDVKEEGKAEGKLESKLEMIPLLLRLGLSVEAIASELNLDIELIRSRISENKQSITNQG from the coding sequence ATGTCTTTAGCAGAAGCAATGATCCAGGAAAAGGTTTTAGAATTGGTAGATAAGATACTGGTGTACAAGTTTCCCTATTTAAGTAGTCAGGAGTTAGAAGCTATGTTTGGACTAGATGAGTTGAAGCAAACACGGTATTTTCAAGATGTGAAGGAAGAGGGTAAAGCGGAAGGTAAGTTAGAAAGTAAGTTAGAGATGATACCTTTGTTGTTACGTTTGGGTTTAAGTGTGGAGGCGATCGCTTCTGAGTTGAATTTAGATATAGAGTTAATTAGGTCGAGGATATCGGAGAATAAGCAATCAATAACAAATCAGGGATAA
- a CDS encoding glycosyltransferase family 2 protein: MNHYISLIICTADRCLSLEQTLRAINNINYPLFEVVIVDASCNRESWEMVTAISSKVSFPLNLTTVGEKNISISRNLGIKLASGDIIAFIDDDAIPPPDWIEKLLATYSLHGDKCGGVGGTVRDMTKPDYPLQYHRGITNIISNTIAIRSDDAPNYNQPDGFWYNCLMGANSSYRKDVLEKINGYDEFFEYFLDETDVCLRIIQAGYEIHYCDVIVDHYPQPSHNRQDQKHLTCWYSLAKNTTYFSLKHALKRIPLPILIIRLTLLLIYRCLLRIIRLKFTHHLSHEILWKYIQESIAGVRIGWNAGMAFHQVKSREY, encoded by the coding sequence ATGAATCATTATATATCTCTCATTATTTGTACGGCTGATCGTTGTCTTTCTCTTGAGCAAACTTTACGGGCAATCAATAATATTAACTATCCATTATTTGAAGTTGTTATTGTTGATGCTTCATGTAACCGAGAATCTTGGGAAATGGTTACTGCTATCTCCAGCAAAGTAAGCTTTCCTCTGAATTTAACAACTGTTGGGGAAAAAAATATCAGTATTTCTCGCAACTTAGGTATAAAGTTAGCATCAGGAGATATAATTGCTTTCATAGACGATGATGCAATTCCACCTCCTGACTGGATAGAAAAACTATTAGCAACCTATTCTTTACATGGTGATAAATGTGGTGGTGTTGGTGGTACAGTACGAGATATGACAAAACCTGATTATCCGTTGCAATATCATCGCGGTATCACAAATATTATTAGTAATACCATTGCAATTCGTTCTGATGATGCTCCTAATTATAACCAACCAGACGGTTTTTGGTATAACTGTTTGATGGGTGCAAACTCATCTTATCGCAAAGATGTATTGGAAAAAATCAATGGCTATGACGAATTTTTTGAATATTTTTTAGATGAAACAGATGTTTGTTTACGCATTATTCAAGCTGGTTATGAAATTCATTACTGTGATGTAATTGTAGATCATTACCCTCAACCTAGCCATAATCGTCAAGATCAAAAACATCTTACCTGTTGGTACTCCCTAGCTAAAAATACAACCTATTTCTCCCTAAAACACGCATTAAAAAGAATCCCTTTACCTATCCTCATAATTCGTCTGACACTACTCCTAATTTATCGTTGTTTACTCAGAATTATCCGTTTAAAATTTACACATCATCTGTCACATGAGATTTTATGGAAATATATTCAAGAATCTATAGCAGGTGTGCGTATAGGTTGGAATGCTGGGATGGCTTTTCATCAAGTTAAAAGCAGAGAGTATTAA
- a CDS encoding XisI protein, producing MDKIELYRQFIKEILTEHAQISTTTDTVKAQLIFDSEHDHYQLNFVGWQGDKRVFGPVIHLDIENDKIWIQYNGTEESIAERLVQMGVPTSDIVIGFHSPFKRQFTPYAVR from the coding sequence ATGGATAAAATAGAACTTTATAGACAATTTATCAAAGAAATTCTAACAGAACACGCTCAAATTTCCACCACTACAGATACAGTAAAAGCACAACTAATATTTGATAGTGAACATGATCATTATCAGTTAAATTTTGTGGGTTGGCAAGGTGATAAACGAGTATTTGGTCCAGTAATTCACCTTGATATTGAAAATGACAAAATTTGGATTCAGTACAATGGAACAGAAGAATCAATAGCCGAAAGATTAGTACAAATGGGAGTACCAACTTCAGATATTGTCATTGGTTTTCATTCTCCCTTTAAACGGCAATTTACACCTTATGCAGTACGATAA
- a CDS encoding GNAT family N-acetyltransferase: MNFTPPEPLASHHSCTDFSCGIASLDDWLKRRAYANQISGATRTFVICADNKVIGYYALASGAISLQSAVGKFRRNMPDPIPVVILARLAIDSSFQGQGLGRALFRDAALRVLQAADTIGIRGIIVHAISEEAKDFYLALGFNLSPLEPMTLMITLNDLRDCIV, from the coding sequence ATGAATTTCACACCCCCTGAACCCTTGGCTAGTCATCACTCCTGTACTGATTTTTCCTGTGGAATTGCTTCTCTTGATGATTGGTTAAAACGTCGAGCTTATGCGAATCAAATCAGTGGTGCAACTAGAACTTTTGTGATTTGCGCGGATAATAAAGTTATTGGATATTATGCTCTTGCTTCTGGAGCGATTAGTTTACAATCGGCTGTAGGTAAATTTCGGCGAAATATGCCTGACCCCATTCCGGTAGTAATTTTGGCACGATTAGCAATAGATAGTTCTTTTCAAGGTCAAGGGTTAGGACGTGCTTTATTTCGTGATGCTGCTTTACGAGTTCTTCAAGCCGCTGATACCATTGGCATTAGAGGAATTATTGTTCATGCAATTTCTGAAGAAGCTAAGGATTTTTATTTGGCTTTAGGTTTTAATTTGTCTCCCCTCGAACCGATGACATTGATGATTACTCTTAATGATCTACGTGATTGTATTGTTTAG
- a CDS encoding Rpn family recombination-promoting nuclease/putative transposase: MKTDSIFYQIFQTLPTVLFELLGESPDKASGYKFDSVEIKELSFRFDGLFLPPADEDKLIYFVEVQFQQRDNFYWDLFGEIFLYLKLYRPQQNWCAVAIFPNRSTDTAEPIQYQELFHIGRISRIYLDELGEKTGDSVGLGMLELIVAQQPQIKEKVVQLKEQVRVSLAEPMIQEKVLELVDKILVYKFPYLSSQELEAMFGLDELKQTRYFQDVKEEGKAEGKAEGKLEMIPLLLRLGLSVEAIASELNLDIELIRSRISENKQSITNQG; encoded by the coding sequence ATGAAAACAGACTCAATTTTTTATCAAATATTTCAAACTTTACCTACTGTTTTGTTTGAATTATTAGGAGAATCTCCTGATAAGGCAAGTGGATACAAGTTTGATTCAGTGGAAATTAAGGAATTATCATTCCGTTTTGATGGGTTATTTCTCCCACCTGCTGATGAAGATAAACTGATTTATTTTGTAGAGGTGCAATTTCAGCAACGTGACAATTTTTACTGGGACTTGTTTGGGGAGATATTTCTCTACTTAAAGTTATATCGTCCTCAACAAAATTGGTGTGCAGTGGCGATATTTCCCAATCGTAGCACTGATACAGCAGAACCAATACAGTATCAAGAGTTATTTCATATTGGTAGAATATCACGGATATACTTAGATGAGTTAGGGGAAAAAACTGGTGATTCTGTTGGTTTAGGAATGCTAGAATTGATAGTAGCACAACAACCACAAATTAAGGAGAAAGTAGTTCAACTGAAAGAACAAGTACGGGTATCTTTAGCAGAACCAATGATCCAGGAAAAAGTTTTAGAATTGGTAGATAAGATACTGGTGTACAAGTTTCCCTATTTAAGTAGTCAGGAGTTAGAAGCTATGTTTGGACTAGATGAATTGAAGCAAACACGGTATTTTCAAGATGTGAAGGAAGAGGGTAAAGCGGAAGGTAAAGCGGAAGGTAAGTTAGAGATGATACCTTTGTTATTACGTTTGGGTTTAAGTGTGGAGGCGATCGCTTCTGAGTTGAATTTAGATATAGAGTTAATTAGGTCGAGGATATCGGAGAATAAGCAATCAATAACAAATCAGGGATAA
- a CDS encoding glycosyltransferase family 4 protein, with product MNTINNPSSHQLIINLSIIFSQPTGISNYALNLIHYLKSFQPTLLTAQNHPDFNCYPIPNNLTPADGTKGHLNRLIWTQFQLPKIYKNLKSTLLFSPIPEAPLYSNCRFIVMSHDMIPLRFPKPFSPLTPYYRYYTPQVLNQAQHIICNSEATANDITKFYNIPSHKITPIPLACDRSHFRFLNLPTKNYFLYIGRQDPYKNVHSLISAFAKLPHTNDYELWLVGPTDKRYTPLLEKQVKELEINHLVKFLNYVPYHELPTIINQALALVFPSLWEGFGLPVLEAMACGTPVITSNISSLPEVTGDDAILINPCNTEEITDAMQTIINDSETRKQLSEKGIKRANQFSWEKTGLATVEILQQYL from the coding sequence ATGAACACAATAAATAATCCATCATCTCATCAATTAATCATCAACCTATCAATTATTTTCTCCCAACCAACTGGAATAAGTAACTACGCTTTAAACCTCATTCATTACTTGAAATCTTTCCAACCTACTCTATTAACAGCACAAAATCACCCAGATTTCAATTGCTACCCAATCCCAAATAATCTAACTCCTGCTGATGGTACAAAAGGACATTTAAACCGCCTCATTTGGACACAATTTCAACTACCCAAAATCTACAAAAACCTTAAATCTACCCTTCTATTTTCCCCCATACCAGAAGCACCCCTATATAGTAACTGTCGCTTTATCGTCATGTCTCACGACATGATACCTTTACGCTTTCCTAAACCTTTCTCACCCCTAACACCATATTACCGCTATTACACCCCCCAAGTCTTAAACCAAGCACAACATATCATTTGTAACTCGGAAGCAACAGCTAACGATATCACCAAATTTTATAATATTCCCAGTCATAAAATAACACCTATTCCCCTAGCGTGCGATCGCTCTCATTTCCGCTTTCTCAACCTACCCACTAAAAACTATTTTCTATACATTGGTAGACAAGATCCTTATAAAAATGTACATAGTTTAATTTCTGCTTTTGCAAAATTACCTCACACAAATGACTATGAACTCTGGTTAGTGGGTCCTACCGATAAACGTTATACCCCATTGTTGGAAAAACAAGTAAAAGAACTAGAAATAAATCATTTAGTTAAATTCCTCAACTATGTACCTTACCACGAATTACCAACCATTATAAATCAAGCACTTGCTTTAGTTTTCCCTAGTTTATGGGAAGGTTTTGGTTTACCAGTATTAGAAGCAATGGCCTGTGGTACTCCCGTTATCACTTCTAATATTTCCTCCCTTCCAGAAGTTACAGGAGATGATGCTATTTTAATTAATCCCTGTAATACCGAGGAAATTACAGACGCAATGCAAACTATTATTAATGATTCAGAAACCAGAAAACAACTTTCAGAAAAAGGAATAAAAAGAGCAAATCAATTTAGTTGGGAAAAAACCGGACTCGCTACAGTTGAAATATTACAGCAATATCTGTGA
- a CDS encoding DUF1778 domain-containing protein → MTNKTKTKTPRNTLNLRIKPEERDLIDMAAKVLGKNRTDFILAAARNAAEETLLERTIFWATPEAYAEFTALLDAPPQVNERLRKTMQTTPPWEQK, encoded by the coding sequence ATGACCAACAAAACAAAAACCAAAACTCCACGCAACACGCTCAACTTACGCATTAAGCCAGAAGAACGAGATTTGATAGATATGGCTGCCAAAGTGCTAGGTAAAAATAGAACTGATTTTATTTTGGCAGCAGCGCGGAATGCAGCCGAAGAAACTTTACTGGAACGAACTATTTTTTGGGCTACTCCAGAAGCTTATGCAGAATTTACTGCCTTACTAGATGCACCTCCTCAAGTTAATGAACGTTTACGTAAAACCATGCAAACAACTCCCCCTTGGGAACAGAAATGA
- a CDS encoding XisH family protein has protein sequence MAKDVFHQQVKNALIKEGWKITHDPLTIRISEVVKLQIDLAAETTIAAEKETEKIAVEIKSFIGDSEISSFHTALGQYLNYSQALEEQEPTRIIYLAVPFETYYEFFQLPFIQRMLQKYQVKLIIYDPKQEEIRQWIK, from the coding sequence ATGGCAAAAGATGTTTTCCACCAACAGGTTAAAAATGCTTTAATAAAAGAAGGATGGAAAATCACTCATGATCCCCTCACCATTCGCATTAGTGAAGTTGTCAAACTGCAAATTGATTTAGCAGCAGAAACAACCATAGCAGCAGAAAAGGAGACAGAAAAAATTGCAGTAGAAATTAAAAGTTTTATAGGAGATTCAGAAATTAGCAGTTTTCATACAGCATTAGGTCAATATCTAAACTATAGCCAAGCGTTAGAAGAACAAGAACCAACCAGAATTATATATTTAGCCGTACCCTTTGAGACTTATTACGAATTTTTCCAACTTCCATTTATCCAACGTATGCTACAAAAATATCAAGTCAAACTGATCATTTACGATCCAAAACAAGAGGAGATTAGACAATGGATAAAATAG